Proteins encoded within one genomic window of Candidatus Syntrophocurvum alkaliphilum:
- a CDS encoding DUF1292 domain-containing protein, whose product MSHDEHLHEEIPILVLVDEDGVEHQFELVAEMELENETYRVLIPLEENEDLEEQEVEVVILKVVYDEEGTEFLSDIEDDTEWEKVADAWQELVESEQI is encoded by the coding sequence ATGAGTCACGATGAACATCTACACGAAGAAATTCCTATACTCGTACTAGTAGATGAAGATGGAGTAGAACATCAGTTTGAATTAGTAGCAGAGATGGAGCTTGAAAATGAAACTTATAGGGTTCTAATACCATTAGAAGAAAATGAGGATTTAGAAGAGCAAGAGGTAGAAGTTGTTATACTTAAGGTTGTTTATGATGAAGAAGGTACTGAGTTCCTAAGTGACATTGAAGATGACACAGAATGGGAGAAAGTAGCCGATGCTTGGCAGGAACTAGTTGAAAGCGAACAAATTTAA
- a CDS encoding VanW family protein: MDNKKFKLGILFTIIFLIGIVMSTSLYFFKNYYAPESFLPGVKLSDVPVQGHSITTASEEVDDWLEEKYNKKIIFFSDDYIYKTTLDSICYHINTDDLVKRVWDQERERSLKEKFLNIDGTKKIIYPIEVSYKVESLKTLEEQFNEELSFPSKNARPYYDNIDKQIKVKPGEKGQKVDFEATFSILPTNLNNLEDEFIRVPIKLKKTEPEITKEDLDNLEKIATYSTWFDTSDKGRSHNLIIATSAIDSTLLTPGEIFSFNEVVGKRSVETGYQNALIIIDGKFELGVGGGICQVSSTLYNSALLADLNIIERNNHTLAINYVPLGRDASVSYGLQDLKFKNNLNSPIYIRAYTEGGKLTISIYSNSKHNQKVDIINNVDEIKEFKTKTKFDESLNNEEKKVKQEGQEGYVVSSFRVRYDENGYILNRELLSRDKYRAIDKVIVRGPNLIEEETEEKEEVYNGKLDNKDLLNIDNEIIQ; the protein is encoded by the coding sequence TTGGATAACAAAAAATTTAAATTAGGAATTCTTTTTACAATAATTTTTCTAATAGGGATTGTTATGTCAACATCTTTATATTTTTTTAAAAACTATTATGCCCCTGAGTCTTTTTTACCAGGAGTTAAATTATCAGATGTGCCTGTACAAGGACATAGTATTACTACTGCTAGTGAGGAAGTTGATGATTGGTTAGAAGAAAAGTATAATAAAAAAATAATTTTTTTTAGTGATGATTATATTTATAAAACAACTTTAGATTCTATTTGTTATCATATAAATACAGATGATTTAGTTAAAAGAGTCTGGGATCAAGAAAGAGAAAGAAGTTTAAAAGAAAAATTTTTAAATATTGATGGAACTAAAAAAATTATCTATCCTATAGAAGTAAGTTATAAAGTAGAATCTTTAAAAACATTAGAGGAACAGTTTAATGAGGAATTAAGTTTTCCCTCTAAAAACGCTAGACCCTATTATGATAATATTGATAAACAAATAAAAGTAAAACCAGGTGAAAAAGGACAGAAAGTTGATTTTGAAGCCACCTTTTCCATACTACCTACTAATTTAAATAATTTGGAAGATGAATTTATTAGAGTTCCGATTAAATTAAAAAAAACTGAACCGGAAATAACCAAAGAGGATTTAGATAATTTAGAAAAAATTGCTACATACTCAACATGGTTTGATACAAGTGATAAAGGACGTAGTCATAACCTAATTATTGCCACTAGTGCTATAGATTCAACATTATTAACTCCAGGAGAAATTTTTTCTTTTAATGAAGTAGTTGGAAAGAGAAGTGTGGAAACTGGTTATCAAAATGCACTTATAATAATTGATGGAAAGTTTGAACTTGGAGTGGGAGGAGGAATTTGTCAAGTATCATCTACTTTGTATAATTCAGCGTTATTAGCAGATTTAAATATAATCGAGAGAAATAATCATACCTTAGCTATAAACTATGTTCCTTTAGGAAGGGATGCATCAGTGTCGTATGGGTTACAAGACTTGAAATTTAAAAACAATCTAAATTCACCCATATATATAAGAGCATATACTGAGGGTGGAAAATTAACTATTTCTATTTATAGTAATTCTAAACACAATCAAAAAGTAGATATTATAAATAATGTTGATGAAATAAAAGAGTTTAAAACCAAAACAAAATTTGATGAAAGCCTCAATAATGAGGAAAAAAAAGTGAAGCAAGAAGGTCAGGAAGGTTATGTTGTAAGTTCATTTCGTGTAAGGTATGATGAGAATGGATATATATTAAATAGAGAATTATTGTCAAGAGATAAGTATAGAGCTATCGACAAAGTAATTGTTAGAGGACCTAATTTAATTGAAGAAGAAACTGAGGAGAAAGAAGAAGTTTATAATGGTAAACTCGATAATAAGGACTTATTAAATATAGATAATGAAATTATACAATAA
- the mltG gene encoding endolytic transglycosylase MltG, whose translation MSEIKVIRERSILVLGLCALFIIITVALIGYNLTNQQYLPVDPEDKTFKLVTIPENSTAPKVAEILKSHDLVHSESAFLNYCRKHGLDSKLQAGNYNLSRSQSVKEISDIISKGKVVTVTFTIPEGYTVQQIGKLLVDSGMYEKDDWNKALEAEYNYSFLPNCANINTKLEGFLFPDTYVISESTSSEQTLNLMLSTFKQIWDEEYTELAEKKGLSVKEAITIASLIEKEATVDNERAKIAGVIYNRLEKGMLLQIDAAVLYALGEHKNQVLYEHLEVDSLYNTYKYTGLPPGPIASPGKASIEAALNPEDHSYLYYVHKGDGTHHFSKTHTEHINARIKYGV comes from the coding sequence ATGAGTGAAATAAAAGTGATAAGAGAAAGATCGATTTTAGTTTTAGGTTTATGTGCATTATTTATCATTATAACTGTTGCACTAATTGGATATAATTTAACCAATCAACAATACTTACCTGTAGATCCTGAGGATAAAACATTCAAGTTAGTTACTATTCCTGAAAATAGTACTGCTCCTAAAGTTGCTGAGATTTTAAAATCACATGATTTAGTACATAGTGAATCTGCTTTTTTAAATTATTGTAGAAAACACGGTTTAGATAGTAAGTTGCAAGCCGGAAATTATAATCTTAGTAGAAGTCAATCAGTAAAGGAGATTTCTGACATTATTTCTAAGGGTAAAGTAGTTACTGTTACTTTTACTATTCCAGAGGGCTATACAGTTCAACAAATAGGAAAATTACTAGTTGATAGTGGAATGTATGAAAAAGATGATTGGAATAAAGCATTAGAAGCGGAGTATAACTATAGCTTTCTACCTAATTGTGCCAATATTAATACTAAATTAGAGGGCTTCTTATTTCCAGATACCTATGTAATTTCTGAAAGTACAAGCTCTGAACAAACATTAAACCTTATGCTATCAACTTTTAAGCAAATTTGGGATGAGGAGTATACCGAGCTTGCAGAAAAAAAAGGTTTAAGTGTAAAGGAAGCTATTACAATAGCTTCGCTTATTGAGAAGGAAGCAACAGTAGACAATGAAAGAGCAAAAATAGCAGGGGTTATCTATAATAGATTAGAAAAAGGAATGCTCTTACAAATTGATGCAGCAGTATTATATGCTTTAGGTGAACATAAAAACCAAGTTTTATACGAACACTTAGAAGTAGATTCTTTATATAATACATATAAATATACAGGTCTTCCTCCAGGACCAATTGCATCCCCGGGGAAAGCTTCAATTGAAGCAGCTTTAAACCCAGAAGATCATTCTTATTTATATTATGTTCACAAGGGAGATGGAACTCATCATTTTTCTAAAACTCATACTGAGCATATTAATGCAAGGATTAAGTATGGAGTATAA
- a CDS encoding peptidase U32 family protein has product MLKPELVLPAGNLEKLKTALMFGADAVYLGGKNFSLRAHADNFSLHELDEGLKFAREINKKVYVTVNIYAHNKDLEKLPTYFEYLQYLDIDGVIISDPGVLRLAKKYAPKIPVTISTQANITNYESAQLYKELGASRIVLARELNIKEIKQIKQKVDIELEVFVHGAMCVSYSGRCLLSHFMTNRSANLGSCAHPCRYSYRVVEEKRPEEYYPIEEDDRGSYILNSKDLCLVEYVPNLIEAGVNSFKVEGRMKSPLYVATVANVYAEAINKYLNNKCAYTDQEVSYWINELQTVATRPFTNGFIEGESENIQDIKKGKEVPRTAFCGVVIGYDLNTKRIQIQQRANFGLEENIEILTPEGKTIPLIISKLYDEEDNLIERARHPKQIVYIPYNEIIPNFSILRRVE; this is encoded by the coding sequence ATGTTAAAGCCCGAATTAGTACTCCCAGCTGGAAATCTTGAAAAGCTTAAGACAGCTTTAATGTTTGGTGCAGATGCGGTATATTTGGGAGGTAAAAACTTTAGCCTTAGAGCACATGCAGATAATTTTAGCCTTCATGAATTAGATGAAGGCTTAAAATTTGCACGTGAGATTAATAAAAAAGTTTACGTAACTGTTAATATTTATGCTCATAATAAAGACCTTGAAAAATTGCCAACATATTTTGAGTATTTGCAGTATCTAGATATTGATGGAGTAATAATATCTGATCCTGGAGTACTAAGGCTAGCAAAAAAATATGCTCCTAAAATACCAGTTACTATTAGCACTCAAGCAAATATAACTAACTATGAATCTGCACAGTTATATAAAGAATTAGGGGCTAGTAGAATTGTTTTGGCAAGGGAATTAAATATAAAAGAAATTAAACAAATAAAACAAAAGGTTGATATTGAATTAGAAGTTTTTGTTCATGGAGCTATGTGTGTTTCTTATTCAGGAAGATGCCTTTTATCTCACTTTATGACTAACAGAAGTGCAAACTTAGGGTCATGTGCTCATCCTTGTCGATATTCATATAGAGTAGTCGAGGAGAAAAGGCCAGAAGAATATTATCCTATAGAAGAAGACGATCGAGGTAGTTATATTTTAAATTCTAAAGATTTGTGTTTAGTTGAATATGTTCCAAATTTAATAGAAGCAGGAGTCAACTCTTTTAAAGTGGAGGGACGGATGAAAAGTCCGTTATATGTAGCTACTGTAGCAAACGTTTATGCAGAGGCAATTAATAAGTACTTAAATAATAAGTGTGCCTATACCGACCAAGAAGTATCTTATTGGATTAATGAACTACAAACAGTTGCTACTAGGCCATTTACAAATGGTTTTATAGAAGGTGAGTCAGAAAATATTCAAGATATTAAAAAGGGTAAAGAAGTACCTCGTACTGCATTTTGTGGGGTTGTTATTGGTTATGACCTCAATACAAAAAGAATTCAAATTCAACAAAGAGCTAATTTTGGCTTAGAAGAAAATATTGAAATTTTAACTCCGGAAGGGAAAACTATACCTTTAATTATTTCTAAACTTTATGATGAGGAAGATAATTTAATAGAAAGAGCTAGACATCCAAAACAAATTGTATATATCCCTTATAATGAAATAATACCAAACTTTTCAATACTTAGAAGGGTGGAATAA
- a CDS encoding DUF4911 domain-containing protein gives MLNKIIEAYDNLAIVTTINRSEGLIAVRPTKDTYEEIQDILSNLPFEINFINKP, from the coding sequence ATGTTAAATAAAATTATTGAAGCATATGATAACTTAGCTATTGTAACTACAATTAATCGTAGTGAAGGTTTAATAGCAGTAAGGCCAACTAAAGATACATATGAAGAAATACAAGATATATTATCAAACCTTCCATTTGAAATAAACTTCATAAACAAACCGTAG
- a CDS encoding peptidoglycan D,D-transpeptidase FtsI family protein has product MRTSRAFIMLTIFLFIFSSLLGRVFYIQIIKGEEMASQAAAMRSRQIELKEYERGEIFDRNLMPLTSNVVAAAVYCLPGVIRNQHSPPSSDDEHLKNYGFKIVSSFLGKVLEDKKQDEIFNMLLSGYESNQSFVRIDSNLSIEEIELINNSQFSGVVVAPILKRYSEDGFLGHILGYVSGGRNPKGKSGLELEYDEILSKSPSSQELITVLDARGLSIQGLMFKLRNEQNQDKGSIVLTIDKRIQEIVEKAMDDGIEKGAVLVLDAETKEILALANRPTYNPYKIADTISIDTNSSLVNRALTRYYPGSLFKVAVVTAALEEGIIKPDERYLCDGKYWFNENISITCWDKDGHGDLDLEKAFAMSCNPTFIDIGIRLGHQTLLQYVDLFQLTNESITGYTQQRAGSYVDISSSNPAIGNASIGQQGVKLTPLQIANLFATIADDGSWKAPSLVRSITDYDGNKDMLNKETKAQIISKDTAQKVKEMLEKVVIDGTGQNAALAEVQVAGKTATSQTGMVNENNEEILNAWFAGYFPANNPEWVVVVLAEDGRSGSQDAAPVFKDIARGILNYFPTHH; this is encoded by the coding sequence TTGCGTACATCTAGGGCATTTATAATGCTTACTATTTTTCTATTTATATTCTCGTCTTTATTAGGACGAGTTTTTTATATTCAGATTATTAAAGGGGAAGAAATGGCAAGCCAAGCTGCAGCTATGAGAAGTAGGCAGATAGAGTTAAAAGAGTACGAACGTGGTGAAATTTTTGATAGAAATTTAATGCCATTAACGAGTAATGTTGTAGCGGCAGCTGTTTATTGTTTGCCCGGAGTTATTAGAAACCAACATTCGCCTCCAAGTTCTGATGATGAACATCTAAAAAATTATGGCTTTAAAATAGTATCTTCTTTTTTAGGTAAGGTATTAGAAGATAAAAAGCAGGATGAAATATTTAATATGCTTTTATCAGGATATGAATCGAACCAATCTTTTGTAAGAATAGATTCTAACCTAAGTATTGAAGAAATAGAACTAATAAATAATTCACAGTTTTCTGGAGTAGTGGTTGCTCCAATTCTCAAAAGGTATAGTGAAGATGGTTTTTTAGGTCACATATTAGGTTATGTATCAGGAGGACGCAACCCTAAAGGCAAATCTGGTTTAGAATTGGAATATGATGAAATATTAAGTAAAAGTCCGTCATCACAAGAATTAATTACTGTTTTAGATGCCAGGGGTTTAAGCATACAAGGCTTAATGTTTAAACTTCGTAATGAGCAGAATCAAGACAAAGGCTCTATAGTTTTAACAATTGATAAGCGTATCCAAGAAATTGTTGAGAAAGCTATGGATGATGGTATTGAAAAGGGGGCAGTTTTAGTATTAGATGCTGAAACAAAAGAAATCCTAGCACTTGCGAATCGACCTACTTATAATCCTTATAAAATTGCTGATACAATTAGTATAGATACTAATAGCTCTCTTGTTAATCGAGCTTTAACTCGATATTATCCAGGCTCTTTATTTAAGGTTGCAGTTGTAACTGCTGCCTTAGAGGAAGGTATTATAAAACCTGATGAAAGATACTTGTGTGATGGAAAATATTGGTTTAATGAAAATATTTCTATTACTTGTTGGGACAAAGATGGTCATGGAGACTTAGATTTAGAAAAAGCTTTTGCTATGTCATGTAATCCTACTTTTATTGATATTGGTATACGGTTAGGGCATCAGACGTTATTGCAATATGTCGATTTATTTCAATTAACTAATGAATCAATTACAGGCTATACCCAACAACGAGCAGGGAGCTATGTTGATATAAGTTCTTCTAATCCTGCAATAGGCAATGCTTCGATTGGTCAACAAGGAGTTAAGTTAACTCCGCTACAAATAGCAAATCTATTTGCTACTATTGCCGATGATGGAAGCTGGAAAGCCCCGTCGCTTGTAAGGAGTATCACAGATTATGATGGTAATAAAGATATGTTAAATAAAGAGACTAAGGCACAAATTATTAGTAAAGACACAGCACAGAAAGTTAAAGAAATGTTAGAAAAGGTAGTTATAGACGGTACGGGTCAAAATGCGGCATTAGCCGAAGTGCAAGTTGCAGGAAAGACTGCAACAAGTCAAACTGGTATGGTGAATGAAAACAATGAAGAGATATTAAATGCATGGTTTGCAGGCTATTTTCCTGCTAATAATCCTGAATGGGTTGTAGTTGTTTTAGCAGAAGATGGGAGATCTGGGTCACAGGATGCGGCTCCAGTATTTAAAGATATAGCTAGAGGAATTTTAAATTACTTTCCTACACATCATTAA
- the nadA gene encoding quinolinate synthase NadA, producing MFNDLYQLTDKDIVLQKEIKHLKEKNNAYIIVHLYQRPEIQEVADFIGDSYQMALKAKESDAQIIIVAGVTFMAETVFILCPDKKVLIPEPLATCPMAEMLTAKQLIEFKAKYPNAVVVAYVNTSAEVKALVDVCCTSSNATKIINQIPQDKEILFVPDKNLGSYLQTISGRNIISWQGYCPTHNHVSVDEVNAIKDKHPQAKLLVHPECIKEVVDQADFIGSTSAIINYALNSEESDFIIGTEHGVLYPMMKNRNDKNFYLASEKLICPTMKSITLEKIIYCLENHNNQVTVEENIRKDAAKSLNQMIEWTQS from the coding sequence ATGTTCAATGATTTATATCAATTAACAGATAAAGATATAGTTTTACAAAAAGAAATAAAACACTTAAAAGAAAAAAACAATGCTTATATAATAGTCCATTTATATCAAAGACCTGAAATACAAGAAGTTGCTGATTTTATTGGTGATTCTTATCAAATGGCTTTAAAGGCAAAAGAATCAGATGCACAAATTATTATAGTAGCTGGAGTTACCTTTATGGCTGAAACTGTATTTATCTTATGTCCGGATAAAAAGGTATTAATTCCAGAGCCATTAGCTACTTGTCCTATGGCAGAAATGTTAACAGCTAAGCAACTTATTGAATTTAAAGCTAAATATCCAAATGCTGTCGTAGTTGCCTATGTAAACACATCAGCAGAAGTTAAGGCACTAGTAGATGTGTGCTGTACATCATCTAATGCAACAAAAATTATAAACCAAATTCCCCAAGATAAAGAAATATTATTTGTACCAGATAAAAATCTAGGTTCATACCTACAAACTATTAGTGGTAGGAATATTATTTCATGGCAAGGATATTGCCCGACCCATAATCATGTATCCGTAGATGAAGTGAATGCAATTAAAGATAAACATCCTCAGGCAAAATTATTAGTTCATCCAGAATGTATAAAAGAAGTAGTAGATCAGGCTGATTTTATAGGCAGTACTAGTGCCATTATAAATTATGCACTTAATTCTGAAGAAAGTGATTTTATAATTGGAACAGAGCATGGGGTTTTATATCCTATGATGAAAAACAGGAATGATAAAAACTTTTATTTAGCCAGTGAAAAGCTAATTTGTCCAACTATGAAGAGTATAACATTAGAAAAGATAATATATTGTTTAGAGAATCATAATAACCAAGTTACAGTTGAAGAGAATATAAGAAAAGATGCTGCAAAGAGTCTAAACCAAATGATAGAGTGGACACAATCATAA
- a CDS encoding cob(I)yrinic acid a,c-diamide adenosyltransferase, which produces MRGIPEQKKDSKQGIVLLITGNGKGKTTAAFGQALRAIGQNYRVCIIQFMKGREYGEIRAAKEYLPNLQLFQYGLDSFVMRDNPASVDVELAEEGFEKAKEVIGSNEFDMVILDEINVVVDFGLVDEDEVLELVKTKPPELDLILTGRYASDELIKNANTVSEIKEVKHHYNNGIKDRAGIEY; this is translated from the coding sequence GTGAGAGGGATTCCTGAGCAAAAAAAAGATAGCAAGCAGGGGATAGTTTTATTAATAACAGGAAATGGAAAGGGCAAAACGACTGCTGCTTTTGGCCAGGCATTGCGTGCAATTGGACAAAATTATCGCGTATGTATTATTCAGTTTATGAAAGGTAGAGAATATGGGGAAATTCGAGCAGCAAAAGAGTATTTACCAAATTTACAATTATTTCAGTATGGCTTAGACAGCTTTGTAATGCGCGACAATCCGGCTTCTGTTGATGTTGAACTGGCTGAAGAGGGGTTTGAAAAGGCCAAAGAGGTTATTGGTAGTAATGAATTTGATATGGTTATTTTGGACGAAATAAATGTAGTAGTAGACTTTGGTCTTGTTGATGAGGATGAAGTGTTGGAGTTAGTGAAAACAAAACCACCCGAGTTAGACCTTATTTTAACTGGTAGATATGCATCAGATGAATTAATTAAAAATGCAAATACAGTTAGTGAGATTAAAGAAGTTAAGCATCACTATAACAACGGAATTAAAGATAGAGCAGGAATAGAATATTAA
- a CDS encoding methylmalonyl-CoA mutase family protein: MFTKDLLDKSSQLRKKWEDEVRRVIEKNPDQKERWTTVSDLEINRIYGPEDIKDMDFEKDIGYPGQFPYLRGCQTTGYRGRYWTYRMFAGMGDAEETNKRWHYLVKSGQTGLSTAFDYPTLMGYDTDSPKARGECGKCGVAIDTQEDFMKLVEGMPLDEITTSMTINPPATILWAMYLAAADIKGIPLTKIGGTIQNDMLKEFIAQKTFMLPPEPSVKLITDTVEFGTKYVPRWNTISISGYHIREAGSTAVQELAFTLRDGMEYVEDAMKRDGLEVDAFAPRLSFFFNSHIDFFEEIAKLRAARRIWAKAMRDRYKAKSERSLWMRFHTQTAGCSLTAQQPYNNVVRTATEALAAVLGGTNSLHTNSLDEVLCLPSDHAVQIALRTQQIIAEETGAANTMDPLAGSYFVEALTNKVEEEAWEYIEKIDDMGGMISAIEKHFPQMEIADAAFKYQQQIDSGEKVMIGINKYESDEDPPIPLVEIDDVVEENQINRLNEVKRKRDNRKVAECLKDIKSACENNKNVMPYCIEAVKSLCTVQEICDVYREVYGEYRDPGMF; this comes from the coding sequence TTGTTTACCAAAGATTTGTTAGATAAGTCCAGTCAGTTACGCAAAAAATGGGAAGATGAAGTTCGTAGAGTTATTGAAAAAAATCCTGACCAAAAAGAGCGTTGGACTACAGTATCAGATTTAGAAATAAATAGAATATATGGTCCAGAAGACATTAAGGATATGGATTTTGAAAAAGATATAGGCTATCCTGGGCAATTTCCATACTTAAGAGGTTGTCAAACTACAGGTTATCGTGGTAGATATTGGACGTATCGTATGTTTGCTGGTATGGGAGATGCTGAAGAAACTAACAAAAGATGGCATTATTTAGTTAAATCAGGTCAAACTGGTTTAAGTACCGCTTTTGATTATCCAACTTTAATGGGTTATGATACAGATTCTCCTAAAGCTAGGGGAGAGTGTGGAAAATGTGGAGTAGCAATAGATACTCAAGAAGATTTTATGAAACTAGTTGAAGGTATGCCGCTTGATGAAATAACAACATCAATGACGATTAATCCACCAGCAACTATATTATGGGCAATGTATCTTGCTGCAGCAGATATAAAAGGTATACCTTTAACAAAAATAGGTGGCACAATTCAAAATGATATGTTAAAAGAATTTATTGCTCAAAAAACCTTTATGCTACCTCCAGAGCCTTCTGTAAAACTAATAACAGATACTGTGGAATTTGGAACTAAATATGTTCCTAGATGGAATACAATTAGTATAAGTGGATATCACATTCGAGAAGCAGGGTCAACTGCAGTACAGGAGCTAGCCTTTACGCTTCGTGATGGAATGGAGTATGTTGAGGATGCCATGAAGAGAGATGGTTTGGAAGTTGATGCTTTTGCTCCTCGTTTATCTTTCTTTTTTAATTCACATATAGATTTCTTCGAAGAAATTGCAAAACTTCGTGCTGCTAGGAGAATATGGGCTAAAGCTATGCGTGATAGATATAAAGCTAAAAGTGAAAGATCATTGTGGATGCGTTTCCATACTCAAACTGCAGGTTGTTCATTAACAGCGCAGCAACCATATAACAATGTAGTGCGAACTGCTACAGAAGCTTTAGCTGCAGTTTTAGGTGGTACTAATTCATTGCATACAAATTCATTAGATGAAGTATTGTGCTTACCTTCAGATCATGCGGTACAAATTGCTTTAAGAACTCAGCAAATAATAGCTGAGGAAACTGGTGCTGCTAATACAATGGATCCATTAGCAGGTTCATATTTTGTAGAAGCATTAACCAATAAAGTCGAAGAAGAAGCATGGGAATACATTGAGAAAATTGATGATATGGGTGGTATGATTTCAGCTATTGAAAAGCATTTCCCACAAATGGAAATTGCAGATGCTGCATTTAAATATCAGCAACAAATTGATTCTGGTGAAAAGGTTATGATTGGAATCAATAAATATGAAAGTGATGAGGATCCCCCAATCCCATTAGTAGAAATTGATGATGTTGTTGAAGAAAATCAGATCAATAGATTAAATGAAGTAAAGAGAAAGCGTGATAATCGCAAAGTAGCAGAGTGCTTAAAAGACATTAAAAGTGCTTGTGAAAATAATAAAAATGTTATGCCTTACTGCATTGAAGCAGTTAAAAGCTTATGTACTGTGCAGGAAATCTGTGATGTTTACCGGGAAGTTTATGGTGAATATCGTGATCCTGGTATGTTCTAA
- a CDS encoding cobalamin B12-binding domain-containing protein, whose amino-acid sequence MADRRIRILVAKPGLDGHDRGARILARAFRDAGFETIYTGCHQTCEQIAATAIQEDVDLVGLSCLSGAHKYLFPEVVKILKDKGADDITVVGGGIIPDADLQYLYDSGLKALFTPGETLDSIIDWVNQNIAPKE is encoded by the coding sequence ATGGCTGATAGAAGAATTCGTATTTTAGTTGCTAAACCAGGTTTGGATGGACATGACCGTGGAGCAAGAATACTTGCGCGCGCTTTCCGTGATGCAGGTTTTGAAACAATCTATACTGGTTGTCACCAAACATGTGAACAGATAGCTGCTACAGCTATACAGGAGGATGTTGATTTAGTTGGACTTAGTTGTCTTTCAGGTGCTCATAAGTATTTATTCCCAGAAGTAGTTAAAATACTAAAAGATAAAGGAGCCGATGATATTACTGTAGTCGGAGGTGGAATTATACCAGACGCAGATTTGCAATATCTTTATGATTCAGGGCTAAAAGCATTATTCACGCCTGGTGAAACTTTAGACTCTATTATTGACTGGGTAAATCAAAATATTGCTCCCAAGGAGTGA
- the meaB gene encoding methylmalonyl Co-A mutase-associated GTPase MeaB — MSKLGKKTLAGDIRSASRLIRNIEDNLPNTSEDIKEIFPHTGNAHVVGITGAPGAGKSTITDQLIESIRKKQKKVGVMAVDPTSPFTGGALLGDRIRMLRHAEDPGVFVRSLATRGSMGGLSKAVGDGIHVLDVMGKDNIIVETVGVGQQEVDIINHAHTVIVVLVPGMGDEIQAIKAGLMEIADIFIINKANKEGGRKLYRETKNMLDMGNFKDGWTPPILMIENNLDHVAFAESVDEIYAKIEEHYQHLVENDLLQERIIRKTMTELNDALHSNIMDPIIKELNDSGELDNMIQKLVKKESDPYTISEEVSKRFIVQDEKKLKIL; from the coding sequence ATGAGCAAATTAGGCAAAAAAACTTTAGCAGGAGACATTAGATCAGCTTCGCGCCTTATAAGAAACATAGAAGATAATCTGCCTAACACAAGTGAAGATATAAAAGAAATATTCCCACATACTGGGAATGCACATGTTGTTGGTATAACTGGAGCACCAGGAGCGGGAAAAAGTACTATTACAGATCAATTAATAGAATCTATTCGCAAAAAACAAAAAAAAGTAGGAGTAATGGCTGTTGATCCTACTAGCCCTTTTACTGGAGGAGCTCTTTTAGGAGATAGAATTCGTATGTTAAGACATGCGGAGGATCCAGGTGTATTTGTAAGAAGCCTTGCAACTAGAGGAAGTATGGGAGGACTATCAAAAGCTGTTGGTGATGGTATTCACGTATTAGATGTTATGGGAAAAGATAATATAATTGTAGAAACTGTTGGAGTAGGACAACAGGAAGTTGATATTATAAACCATGCTCATACAGTAATAGTTGTTTTAGTACCAGGAATGGGTGACGAAATACAAGCAATAAAAGCTGGTTTAATGGAAATTGCGGATATCTTTATTATAAACAAAGCTAATAAAGAAGGTGGCAGAAAGTTATACCGGGAAACAAAAAATATGCTTGATATGGGAAACTTTAAAGATGGATGGACACCACCTATTCTTATGATTGAAAATAATCTTGATCATGTTGCTTTTGCTGAAAGCGTAGATGAAATCTATGCAAAGATTGAAGAGCATTATCAACATCTAGTTGAAAACGATCTACTTCAAGAAAGAATAATACGAAAAACAATGACTGAGTTAAATGATGCTTTACATTCTAATATTATGGATCCTATAATTAAAGAACTTAATGATTCTGGTGAGCTAGATAATATGATACAAAAACTAGTTAAAAAAGAATCAGATCCATATACAATATCTGAAGAAGTATCAAAAAGATTTATTGTTCAAGATGAGAAAAAACTGAAAATACTTTAA